The following proteins come from a genomic window of Thermoleophilia bacterium:
- a CDS encoding toll/interleukin-1 receptor domain-containing protein — protein MRHTFLSGASAIDWNILKQRLVFADVLPPVLEIYVVWHPDDPEGRRVSELLIDHFHGTAFSGLIGGAVDVFIRSEGWESAGLAPRPIPAVEASPPVDSIASVTAIVPVLGPGLSNAVDEAGSGWSEYLQSLLDARNETSVCLFHVTGDFHLDEDSSLGQMFRPIQDIGAPNELLLADQPSGQLKRDLLQSLTQYLADAAGRLTIFVSHTKRPSAEEEDGLALNIDRVRQVIMRTKLDEFFDASDLIPGEAWADVLEAEASRCAFLGVRSDLYSTRDWCQREISLAKLAGVPVIILDNLASGESRGSFLMDHVPRIPGRRDSGEIPDEAIVESLNQLVNECLKRELWKRQEQVALGTTTLQVAWWAPHAPEPLTLIDWIQSNWDELGPDERHDLVVLHPDPPLGREEFEVLRSLGSISGIEEIEILTPRGLAARGG, from the coding sequence GTGCGCCATACGTTCCTTTCAGGGGCTAGCGCCATTGATTGGAATATCTTGAAGCAAAGGTTAGTCTTTGCGGACGTGCTTCCCCCGGTTCTTGAGATATACGTGGTTTGGCACCCCGACGACCCAGAAGGCCGGCGTGTATCGGAGCTCCTTATTGACCACTTCCACGGCACGGCCTTTTCCGGTTTGATTGGCGGTGCCGTAGATGTCTTTATTCGATCGGAAGGTTGGGAATCAGCTGGACTAGCACCGCGACCGATACCCGCCGTTGAAGCTTCGCCACCCGTCGATTCCATTGCGAGCGTAACCGCGATAGTCCCGGTGTTGGGACCCGGGCTATCCAATGCCGTGGACGAGGCTGGCTCAGGATGGAGCGAGTACCTCCAGTCGCTGTTGGACGCTCGCAACGAGACGAGTGTTTGCCTTTTTCATGTCACGGGAGACTTTCATCTGGATGAGGATTCATCACTGGGTCAAATGTTCAGGCCCATTCAGGACATCGGGGCCCCCAACGAGCTTCTCCTCGCCGACCAACCTTCCGGGCAGCTGAAACGCGACTTGCTTCAGTCACTTACCCAATACCTCGCCGATGCCGCTGGCCGTTTGACAATTTTTGTAAGCCATACAAAACGACCCTCCGCCGAGGAAGAAGATGGTCTGGCTTTGAATATTGATCGGGTCAGACAAGTAATCATGAGAACAAAGCTCGATGAATTTTTCGACGCCTCAGACCTCATCCCCGGCGAGGCCTGGGCAGACGTACTTGAAGCAGAGGCTTCGCGGTGTGCCTTTCTTGGAGTCAGATCTGACCTGTACTCCACACGAGACTGGTGTCAACGAGAGATTTCCCTAGCGAAGTTGGCCGGGGTCCCCGTAATCATCTTGGATAATCTCGCTTCGGGGGAATCAAGGGGTTCATTTCTTATGGACCATGTCCCGCGTATTCCTGGCCGCAGAGACTCTGGGGAGATTCCAGATGAAGCCATCGTGGAGTCGCTCAATCAGCTCGTGAACGAGTGCCTAAAGCGAGAACTTTGGAAGCGACAGGAGCAGGTAGCCCTTGGCACCACCACCCTGCAGGTTGCTTGGTGGGCCCCTCACGCCCCGGAACCACTGACGCTCATTGATTGGATTCAATCGAATTGGGACGAGCTCGGACCAGATGAAAGGCATGACCTCGTGGTACTTCATCCCGATCCCCCCCTCGGCCGAGAGGAATTCGAAGTCCTCCGAAGTCTTGGTTCAATCTCCGGAATCGAGGAGATCGAGATTCTGACACCTCGTGGACTGGCGGCTAGGGGTGGTTAG
- a CDS encoding TIR domain-containing protein — protein sequence MAHEKVFISHIHEDDAQVGAMKLLLSGQGFDVTDSSVTKDEPNRANNREYIQREILAPRIEAADTVIVLVSPGMRNSAYVNWEIEYASQLDRRVVGVWAPNGTEDDIPTALDDLADAMVGWQGERIKDAILGRINNWETSQGSIREQRPIDRHNC from the coding sequence ATGGCGCACGAGAAAGTGTTTATTTCACACATTCACGAAGACGACGCCCAGGTCGGCGCGATGAAGCTTCTTCTTTCTGGCCAAGGATTCGACGTGACCGATTCTTCCGTGACGAAGGACGAACCAAATCGGGCCAACAATCGTGAGTACATTCAGCGGGAGATCTTGGCCCCCCGAATTGAGGCTGCGGACACAGTGATAGTGCTTGTTTCTCCTGGGATGCGAAATAGTGCTTACGTCAATTGGGAAATTGAGTATGCGAGTCAGCTCGACCGAAGAGTCGTGGGTGTCTGGGCTCCGAATGGCACTGAGGATGACATCCCGACCGCTCTTGATGATCTTGCAGATGCAATGGTAGGCTGGCAAGGGGAGAGGATCAAGGATGCCATCCTCGGCAGGATCAACAACTGGGAGACCAGCCAAGGATCAATCCGAGAACAAAGACCTATAGACCGGCACAACTGTTGA
- a CDS encoding NHL repeat-containing protein produces MSALVFAALLASGASEAGAAVLKGRVTSGDHALPGLKVKLVQSRPGARRVETLGTDMSGRGGSFRIRYSRSSSPGAQFYVTALTPPHQTSANAPKGSQASFNEPRKRPRGTLRLGAFLGSAPYPKQIVINERTTVAAGFGLAQFTRHSRTLGPAPGIGNAGLMAANLANVSTGGISTVLKTSPNGSETETLRTFNSLANLIAPCARHQSRCDRLFKAADVTGEKTPRGVLDAVAMIARNPWHNVAGLFRMSRSGPAPYSPTLASADQPSAWTVALRFDGDGKTMNGPGNFAVDAKGNLWVVNNYNYSPDPFQSVCGSDLLLKFTPDGRYVPGSPYTGGGLSGAGFGVTLDPEGRVWVGNYGFSARGCTVEPPHNSVSEIQPSGKPISPDTGYTAGKISWPQGTVSDRAGNIWIANCGNDSVTYYPRGNPHKAKNLTGLGLTEPFDIAIGKNGKAFVTGIGNDAVAVLNRGAKPAAGSPNKGGGLDQPMGISSDQNGNLWVSNSGLLSLPCPKANISLKTRGGSMTLLDPQGQPKRKTSFTGGGLTIPWGNAIDGNNTVWVANFGKQRISQFCGTTASRCPRGKRTGDPISPNGTGYGFDGLTRVTGVAIDPSGNVWATNNWKVKPVQTNPGGYQIVAFVGAAGPVKTPLIGLPARP; encoded by the coding sequence GTGAGTGCCCTCGTCTTCGCGGCACTCCTTGCCTCCGGTGCCTCTGAGGCCGGGGCGGCAGTGCTGAAAGGTCGAGTTACGAGCGGCGATCACGCCCTGCCTGGACTCAAGGTCAAGCTAGTCCAGTCGCGGCCAGGTGCCCGGCGGGTCGAGACCCTTGGTACCGACATGAGTGGTCGAGGCGGCAGCTTCCGGATTCGCTATTCGAGGTCGAGCTCCCCAGGGGCGCAGTTCTACGTGACCGCGCTGACCCCGCCGCACCAGACATCGGCCAACGCCCCGAAGGGCAGCCAAGCCTCGTTCAACGAACCCCGGAAGCGACCTCGAGGCACCTTGCGCCTCGGTGCTTTCCTCGGTTCCGCGCCGTATCCGAAGCAGATCGTGATCAACGAGCGAACCACGGTTGCGGCCGGCTTCGGGCTGGCCCAGTTCACCCGGCATTCGCGCACCCTCGGACCTGCTCCGGGAATCGGCAATGCCGGGCTGATGGCGGCGAACCTGGCCAACGTCAGCACCGGAGGCATCTCGACTGTTCTCAAAACCTCGCCGAATGGTTCCGAGACCGAGACCCTTCGCACCTTCAACTCGCTTGCCAACCTGATCGCCCCCTGCGCCCGGCACCAGAGCCGGTGCGACCGGCTGTTCAAGGCGGCCGATGTGACGGGCGAGAAAACTCCCCGAGGCGTTCTTGACGCGGTCGCCATGATCGCCCGCAACCCGTGGCACAACGTGGCCGGGCTGTTTCGCATGTCCAGGTCCGGACCGGCGCCCTACTCCCCCACACTCGCCTCGGCCGACCAGCCCTCCGCCTGGACGGTCGCCCTCCGCTTCGACGGCGACGGCAAGACGATGAACGGCCCCGGCAACTTCGCCGTCGACGCCAAGGGCAACCTCTGGGTAGTCAACAACTACAACTACAGCCCGGACCCATTCCAGTCGGTCTGCGGCAGCGACCTCCTGCTCAAGTTCACCCCGGACGGCAGGTACGTGCCCGGCTCCCCGTACACCGGAGGAGGACTCAGCGGCGCCGGCTTCGGGGTCACCCTCGATCCGGAGGGAAGAGTGTGGGTGGGCAACTACGGATTCTCGGCCAGGGGCTGCACCGTAGAGCCGCCCCACAACAGCGTCTCCGAGATCCAGCCGTCGGGCAAACCGATCTCACCGGACACCGGCTACACGGCGGGCAAGATCAGCTGGCCCCAGGGGACCGTCTCCGATCGGGCCGGCAACATCTGGATCGCCAACTGCGGCAACGATTCCGTCACCTACTACCCCCGCGGCAACCCGCACAAGGCGAAGAACCTGACCGGCCTCGGGCTGACCGAGCCCTTCGACATCGCGATCGGTAAGAACGGCAAAGCCTTCGTCACCGGCATCGGTAACGATGCGGTCGCAGTCCTCAATCGAGGTGCGAAGCCCGCCGCGGGTTCTCCGAACAAGGGTGGCGGACTCGATCAGCCGATGGGGATCTCCTCCGACCAGAACGGCAACCTCTGGGTCAGCAACTCGGGCCTGCTCTCCCTCCCCTGTCCGAAAGCGAATATCTCCCTGAAAACCCGCGGCGGTTCGATGACCCTCCTCGATCCCCAGGGCCAGCCGAAGCGGAAGACGTCCTTCACCGGCGGCGGCCTGACCATCCCCTGGGGCAACGCGATCGACGGCAACAACACGGTGTGGGTCGCCAACTTCGGCAAGCAGCGGATCTCGCAGTTCTGCGGGACCACGGCGTCGCGCTGCCCCAGGGGCAAGCGGACCGGGGACCCGATCTCCCCGAACGGGACCGGCTACGGATTCGACGGCCTGACCCGAGTCACGGGCGTAGCGATCGACCCCTCCGGCAATGTCTGGGCCACCAACAACTGGAAGGTGAAGCCAGTCCAGACCAACCCGGGCGGGTACCAGATAGTCGCTTTCGTGGGCGCCGCCGGACCAGTGAAGACTCCCCTGATCGGGCTGCCGGCCCGGCCTTGA
- a CDS encoding SRPBCC domain-containing protein, with product MNQVSEDTDTDAVRIVREMAAPAKDVYDAFLNPDQLMRWMGPKRFKATDVEIVPEVGGSARITVEAENGDRGSFDWKFVELVPDEKIVISFAFGGPNGETDTHRSRFTVSLVENAPDRTELTLVHDRLGQAPPGGHAGVNQGWTEATAKLAQMFEADKGTHESDD from the coding sequence ATGAATCAAGTTTCAGAAGACACCGACACGGACGCAGTGCGAATCGTCCGCGAGATGGCCGCCCCGGCAAAAGACGTCTACGACGCTTTCCTCAACCCCGACCAGCTGATGCGCTGGATGGGTCCGAAGCGGTTCAAAGCGACCGACGTCGAGATCGTTCCCGAAGTGGGAGGCAGCGCCCGGATCACGGTCGAGGCCGAGAACGGCGACCGGGGTTCCTTCGACTGGAAGTTCGTCGAGCTGGTCCCGGACGAGAAGATCGTCATCAGTTTTGCCTTCGGCGGTCCGAACGGCGAAACCGACACCCACCGCTCCCGCTTCACCGTGAGCCTGGTGGAAAACGCACCTGACAGGACCGAGCTGACTCTCGTCCACGACCGGCTCGGTCAGGCACCTCCCGGCGGCCACGCCGGCGTCAACCAGGGCTGGACCGAAGCTACGGCCAAGCTCGCCCAAATGTTCGAAGCAGACAAAGGAACTCATGAATCAGACGACTGA
- a CDS encoding nucleoside triphosphate pyrophosphohydrolase family protein — MNGVTPEHLTFSEYQLLSSETDLEPSESDPVIPLLGLAGEVGTLISEFKKMRRPDGVRYSGFEESVTTEMGDVLWYLAALARRMGVELGEVATQNLTKTRSRWLLDSNPTPAFFDKDLQADERLPRQFEVEFATFIGEGRTMSQMKIRGTEIGDPIDDNSHEADNYRFHDVFHLSYAAVLGWSPILRSLLRRKRKSVPELDHDEDGARAGITEEAAAALVFNLARSYDFFDGSDQVDGSILNAVKAVTSHLEVASRTHREWQEAILKGFEVWRQVSEQQGGLVAVDLEARTLSVVT, encoded by the coding sequence ATGAATGGCGTCACACCTGAGCACCTCACGTTCAGTGAGTACCAACTGCTGTCGTCGGAAACAGACCTAGAACCATCAGAATCCGACCCCGTTATCCCTTTGCTTGGGCTCGCCGGCGAAGTGGGAACTCTTATAAGTGAATTCAAGAAGATGCGTCGGCCAGACGGCGTGCGATACAGCGGATTCGAAGAGAGCGTTACGACGGAGATGGGTGATGTCCTCTGGTATTTGGCCGCTCTCGCTCGCCGAATGGGGGTGGAATTAGGCGAAGTAGCAACTCAAAACTTGACCAAGACCCGATCACGCTGGTTGCTGGATTCAAATCCCACCCCCGCCTTCTTCGATAAAGATCTACAAGCGGACGAACGTCTCCCCCGTCAGTTCGAAGTCGAGTTTGCGACTTTCATTGGCGAGGGACGAACAATGTCTCAGATGAAGATCCGGGGCACGGAAATCGGCGACCCGATCGACGATAACTCTCACGAAGCCGATAATTACCGTTTTCACGATGTATTTCACCTGAGCTATGCCGCAGTACTCGGGTGGTCACCGATCCTCCGCTCCCTTCTTAGAAGGAAGCGCAAATCAGTTCCGGAGTTAGATCACGACGAGGATGGAGCTAGGGCGGGAATTACCGAAGAAGCCGCGGCGGCCCTTGTCTTTAACCTCGCCCGGTCATACGACTTCTTCGATGGTTCAGATCAAGTTGATGGAAGCATTCTGAATGCCGTAAAGGCCGTTACATCTCACCTTGAGGTTGCGTCACGCACGCACCGCGAATGGCAAGAGGCCATCCTCAAGGGATTTGAGGTCTGGCGACAAGTGAGCGAGCAACAGGGAGGGTTGGTTGCTGTTGACCTGGAGGCAAGAACTCTGTCGGTAGTGACATAA
- a CDS encoding DUF1697 domain-containing protein, with product MASYVALLRAVNVGGTGKLPMAELRAMCEEAGFESVETYIASGNVVFKSGDSEDKVKSIIEKRLEAYAGKKVDVYVRTVREMKDLVEVNPYPKEPGNKTAVLFLDQKPPADLDAIASGIKDEKFEGAAREIFISYPDGLGTTKLAFDKKVIHGTTRNMNTVAKLAEMAADL from the coding sequence ATGGCTTCTTACGTTGCACTTCTGAGAGCGGTGAACGTCGGCGGGACCGGCAAACTGCCGATGGCCGAGCTTCGTGCGATGTGCGAGGAGGCCGGATTCGAGTCGGTCGAGACCTACATCGCCAGCGGCAATGTGGTCTTCAAGTCGGGCGACAGCGAGGACAAGGTCAAGTCGATCATCGAGAAGCGACTCGAGGCCTACGCCGGCAAGAAGGTCGATGTCTACGTGCGCACCGTTCGCGAAATGAAGGACCTGGTCGAAGTCAATCCGTACCCTAAGGAGCCTGGCAACAAGACGGCCGTGCTCTTCCTCGACCAGAAACCGCCAGCCGACCTCGACGCCATCGCCAGCGGCATTAAAGACGAGAAGTTCGAAGGCGCCGCTCGCGAGATCTTCATCAGTTACCCCGATGGCCTCGGCACCACGAAGCTCGCTTTCGACAAGAAGGTGATTCACGGCACGACCCGCAACATGAACACCGTGGCGAAGCTGGCCGAAATGGCCGCCGACCTCTGA
- the metH gene encoding methionine synthase has product MPERNYLDAIADHIVVFDGGMGATLEMVDLTEADYGGLKGKCHEALILHRPDVIEDVHNSMLEAGAEVLETDTFQASRIKLEEWGLDEHTMEINVKAAEIARKAAGPDRFVAGSIGPTGHLPASDDPTLGSIKFPELVTVFTEQATGLVNGGADLIIIETAQDILEVKAAIFGARAAFEETGKKLPIQISVSLLPNGGKMLLGTDISAVLTTLEALKVDVIGLNCSTGPEDMRDAIRYLGENATTPVHCIPNAGLPLQGPDGETIFPEEPEPLAKSLGEFVEKFGVGIVGGCCGTTPEHIKAITDRVRDLKPQPRPGKGEDLLLSSMMTATPLVQIPAPTMVGERVNSQGSRRAKELLLANDYDSILQVAEDQVTGGAHVLDVCVALVERDDEDEQMREVVKRISLTQPSPIQIDSTEPKVIKMALEQIPGRAIVNSVNLEAGRDKLDTVVPITLAHGAALIALVIDEVGMAKTADRKVEIAQRLKELICDEHGLEPEALIFDALTFTLTTGDEEWRPSAVETIEGIRRIKAEIPGVKTSLGVSNVSFGVGQPARAVLNSVFLHHCVEAGLDLAMVNPNHIKPYGEIDEQEKALTNALVFNESEDALEKFIEHFESKGDEEEEEAANPTEGMEPEEALHFHILRRRKDGVEDWIDKSVEKIGAVPTLNTVLLPAMKEVGDKFGAGELILPFVLQSAEVMKKAVTQLENYLERMEGHTKGKVVIATVFGDVHDIGKSLVNTILTNNGYTVVDLGKQVPVDVILDAAQEHDADAIGLSALLVSTSKQMPIAIQELHSRGLEYPVLIGGAAINRDFGRRILYPNGRESDEIYEPGVFYCKDAFQGLDTMDALIEPEARTALVEKLRDEAETFRNKPVVVDDGPPVTDDSVRSAADPDAPIPTPPFWGVQELPIEINDIFNHLDLHVLFKLHWGGRGVKGEAWEKLVGEDFRPRLERMWAEQTYLHPKAVLGYFPCNSDGNELVIFDPEDQDKEINRLVFPRQPRHDRICLADFYRPLGDGNVRDVVALQGVTMGSEVTDLMDQLEKDGEFAEQLFTHGLGVQSAEGLAEWLHQKMRKDLKIGPTQGRRYSWGYPACPDQSEHEKVWELLDLNQIGMYLSGGYAVMPEQSTVAIISHHPDAVYFGMKSGFIPKDGPAPDEVIELSDRSANPPEEDPDVDPEVGEIGAESADEEPATA; this is encoded by the coding sequence ATGCCCGAACGCAACTATCTAGATGCCATCGCTGACCACATCGTCGTCTTCGACGGTGGGATGGGCGCGACTCTGGAGATGGTCGACCTCACTGAGGCCGACTATGGAGGCCTCAAGGGCAAGTGCCACGAGGCTCTGATCCTGCATCGCCCCGACGTCATCGAAGACGTCCACAACTCCATGCTCGAAGCCGGAGCCGAGGTCCTCGAGACCGACACCTTCCAGGCCTCGCGGATCAAGCTCGAGGAGTGGGGCCTCGACGAGCACACGATGGAGATCAACGTCAAAGCGGCCGAGATCGCGCGGAAGGCCGCCGGCCCCGACCGCTTCGTGGCCGGCTCGATCGGCCCGACCGGCCACCTGCCGGCCTCGGACGACCCGACCCTCGGCTCGATCAAGTTCCCGGAACTGGTCACCGTCTTCACGGAGCAGGCCACCGGCCTGGTCAACGGCGGCGCCGACCTGATCATCATCGAGACCGCGCAGGACATCCTCGAAGTGAAGGCCGCGATCTTCGGCGCGCGCGCCGCCTTTGAAGAGACCGGCAAGAAGCTTCCGATCCAGATTTCCGTCTCGCTGCTGCCGAACGGCGGCAAGATGCTCCTCGGCACCGACATCTCGGCCGTGCTGACCACGCTCGAAGCGCTCAAGGTTGACGTGATCGGGCTCAACTGCTCGACCGGCCCCGAAGACATGCGCGATGCGATCCGTTACCTCGGCGAGAACGCGACCACCCCGGTCCACTGCATCCCGAACGCCGGCCTGCCCCTCCAGGGCCCGGACGGCGAGACGATCTTCCCGGAGGAGCCGGAGCCCCTGGCCAAGAGCCTCGGCGAGTTCGTCGAGAAGTTCGGCGTCGGCATCGTCGGCGGCTGCTGCGGCACCACGCCTGAGCACATCAAGGCGATCACCGATCGCGTCCGCGATCTCAAGCCGCAGCCCCGTCCCGGCAAGGGCGAGGACCTCCTGCTCTCGAGCATGATGACCGCGACCCCGCTGGTCCAGATTCCCGCTCCGACCATGGTCGGCGAGCGGGTCAACTCTCAGGGCTCGCGCCGCGCCAAGGAACTGCTGCTGGCCAATGACTACGACTCGATCCTCCAGGTCGCTGAAGACCAGGTGACGGGCGGAGCCCACGTGCTCGACGTCTGTGTCGCCCTGGTCGAGCGCGACGACGAAGACGAGCAGATGAGGGAAGTGGTCAAGCGGATCTCGCTGACCCAGCCCTCGCCCATCCAGATCGACTCGACCGAGCCGAAGGTGATCAAGATGGCCCTGGAGCAGATCCCGGGCCGGGCGATTGTCAACTCGGTCAACCTCGAAGCCGGCCGCGACAAGCTCGACACCGTCGTGCCGATCACGCTCGCCCACGGCGCGGCGCTGATCGCCCTGGTGATCGACGAGGTCGGCATGGCCAAGACCGCCGACCGCAAGGTAGAGATCGCCCAGCGCCTCAAGGAACTGATCTGCGACGAGCACGGCCTCGAGCCCGAGGCGCTGATCTTCGACGCCCTGACCTTCACCCTGACCACCGGTGACGAGGAGTGGCGCCCGTCCGCGGTCGAGACGATCGAGGGCATCCGCCGGATCAAGGCGGAGATCCCCGGCGTCAAGACCTCTCTCGGCGTCTCCAACGTCTCCTTCGGCGTCGGCCAGCCCGCCCGCGCCGTGCTCAACTCGGTCTTTCTCCACCACTGCGTGGAGGCCGGGCTCGACCTGGCGATGGTCAACCCGAACCACATCAAGCCGTATGGCGAGATTGACGAGCAGGAAAAGGCTCTCACCAACGCGCTCGTCTTCAACGAGTCCGAAGACGCGCTCGAGAAGTTCATCGAACACTTCGAGTCGAAGGGCGACGAAGAAGAAGAGGAAGCGGCCAACCCGACCGAAGGCATGGAGCCGGAAGAGGCCCTCCACTTCCACATCCTGCGCCGCCGCAAAGATGGCGTCGAGGACTGGATCGACAAGTCGGTCGAGAAGATCGGCGCCGTTCCGACCCTGAACACCGTCCTGCTGCCCGCCATGAAGGAAGTCGGCGACAAGTTCGGCGCCGGCGAACTGATCCTGCCGTTCGTGCTGCAGTCGGCCGAGGTCATGAAGAAGGCCGTGACCCAGCTGGAGAACTATCTCGAGCGGATGGAAGGACACACCAAGGGCAAGGTCGTGATCGCGACCGTGTTCGGTGATGTCCACGACATCGGTAAGTCGCTGGTCAACACGATCCTCACCAACAACGGCTACACCGTGGTCGACCTCGGCAAGCAGGTCCCGGTCGACGTCATCCTCGATGCCGCCCAGGAGCATGACGCCGACGCGATCGGCCTCTCCGCCCTGCTCGTTTCGACGTCGAAGCAGATGCCGATCGCGATTCAGGAGCTCCATTCACGCGGTCTCGAATACCCGGTGCTGATCGGCGGTGCCGCGATCAACCGCGACTTCGGCCGGCGGATCCTGTACCCGAACGGACGCGAGTCGGACGAGATCTACGAGCCCGGAGTCTTCTACTGCAAGGACGCCTTCCAGGGCCTCGACACGATGGACGCCCTGATCGAGCCCGAGGCGCGGACCGCCCTGGTCGAGAAGCTGCGCGACGAAGCCGAGACCTTCCGCAACAAGCCGGTCGTGGTCGATGACGGACCGCCGGTGACGGACGATTCCGTGCGCTCGGCCGCCGACCCGGACGCGCCGATCCCGACGCCGCCGTTCTGGGGCGTCCAGGAACTGCCGATCGAGATCAACGACATCTTCAACCACCTCGACCTCCACGTCCTGTTCAAGCTCCACTGGGGCGGCCGCGGGGTCAAGGGCGAAGCGTGGGAGAAGCTCGTCGGCGAAGATTTCCGCCCGCGCCTCGAGCGTATGTGGGCCGAACAGACCTACCTCCATCCGAAGGCCGTGCTCGGCTACTTCCCCTGCAACTCCGACGGCAATGAGCTGGTCATCTTCGATCCCGAGGATCAGGACAAGGAAATCAACCGCCTGGTCTTCCCGAGGCAGCCGCGGCACGACCGCATCTGCCTGGCCGACTTCTACCGTCCGCTCGGGGATGGCAACGTGCGTGACGTGGTCGCGCTCCAGGGCGTGACCATGGGCTCCGAGGTCACCGACCTGATGGACCAGCTGGAGAAGGACGGCGAGTTCGCCGAGCAGCTCTTCACCCACGGACTGGGCGTCCAGTCGGCCGAGGGCCTGGCCGAGTGGCTCCACCAGAAGATGCGCAAGGATTTGAAGATCGGACCCACCCAGGGTCGACGCTACTCATGGGGCTACCCCGCCTGCCCGGATCAGTCCGAGCACGAAAAGGTGTGGGAACTGCTCGACCTGAACCAGATCGGCATGTACCTCTCCGGCGGTTACGCCGTGATGCCCGAGCAGTCCACGGTCGCGATCATCAGTCACCACCCGGACGCGGTCTACTTCGGCATGAAGTCAGGCTTCATCCCCAAGGACGGCCCGGCCCCGGACGAAGTAATCGAGCTCAGCGACCGCAGCGCGAATCCGCCCGAGGAGGATCCCGACGTGGATCCCGAAGTGGGAGAGATCGGTGCTGAATCGGCCGACGAGGAACCTGCCACCGCCTGA
- a CDS encoding SRPBCC domain-containing protein: MRRLTLEFREDGSDSTELILVHDHLGAAHPVTNVNRGWTAVTDRLVKYLEETEGEAR; this comes from the coding sequence ATCAGACGACTGACGCTCGAGTTCCGTGAAGACGGATCCGACTCGACCGAGCTGATCCTAGTTCACGACCACCTCGGAGCCGCCCACCCGGTCACCAACGTCAACAGGGGCTGGACAGCGGTCACGGACCGTCTTGTCAAATACCTCGAAGAAACTGAAGGAGAAGCACGATGA
- a CDS encoding DUF899 domain-containing protein: MNTPPTVSPQEWEAARAELLIKEKELTRARDAMAAERRRMPRMEVEKDYKFEGPDGPVSLLDLFDGRRQLIVYRFFFDPDVTGYPDAGCPGCSMGADQQANPLHLNARDTSLAYVSKAPQENIERLKAKMGWELIPWYTLTDDFDVDHGVGEWHGTNAFIRDDEDRIFRTYFLDARGDEAMGSTWTYLDITALGRQEKWEDSPEGYPQTPPYGWWRRHNEYDFEAAEKEMADQIERHDKAHAAANGGGNP, encoded by the coding sequence ATGAACACACCACCGACCGTCTCACCGCAGGAATGGGAAGCCGCTCGCGCCGAGCTGCTGATCAAGGAAAAGGAACTCACCCGCGCCCGCGACGCCATGGCCGCCGAGCGGCGCCGGATGCCACGGATGGAAGTTGAGAAGGACTACAAGTTCGAAGGCCCGGACGGGCCGGTGAGCCTCCTCGACCTGTTCGACGGGCGCCGCCAGCTGATCGTCTACCGCTTCTTCTTCGACCCGGACGTGACCGGCTATCCCGACGCCGGCTGCCCGGGCTGTTCGATGGGCGCCGACCAGCAGGCCAATCCCCTCCACCTGAACGCCCGGGACACCTCGCTCGCGTACGTGTCGAAGGCACCGCAGGAGAACATCGAGCGCCTGAAGGCGAAGATGGGCTGGGAGCTCATCCCCTGGTACACCCTGACCGACGACTTCGACGTCGATCACGGAGTAGGGGAGTGGCACGGCACCAACGCCTTCATCCGAGACGACGAAGACCGGATCTTCCGCACCTACTTCCTCGACGCCCGCGGCGACGAGGCGATGGGCAGCACCTGGACCTACCTCGACATCACCGCACTGGGACGGCAGGAGAAGTGGGAAGACTCACCCGAGGGCTACCCGCAGACCCCGCCCTACGGATGGTGGCGCCGCCACAACGAATACGACTTCGAAGCGGCCGAAAAGGAAATGGCCGACCAGATCGAGCGCCATGACAAGGCCCACGCGGCGGCGAATGGGGGAGGCAACCCATGA
- a CDS encoding winged helix-turn-helix transcriptional regulator: MFNHMVEETEEVDQIFHALSNSTRRGMLRRLSRSACTVGELAEPAEMSFAAASKHVQVLERAGMVNRRVKGRQHICTLSPKPLKEASEWLSFYEKFWDESLDRLQAMLESDRDAAARKENK, translated from the coding sequence ATGTTCAACCACATGGTTGAAGAAACTGAAGAGGTCGATCAGATTTTCCACGCGCTTTCGAACAGCACCCGTCGGGGCATGCTTCGCCGCCTGTCACGGAGCGCCTGCACGGTGGGCGAGCTGGCCGAGCCGGCCGAGATGTCGTTCGCGGCCGCTTCCAAGCATGTCCAGGTGCTGGAAAGGGCCGGAATGGTCAACCGAAGAGTGAAGGGCCGGCAGCACATCTGCACCCTCTCGCCGAAACCCCTCAAAGAAGCAAGTGAGTGGCTGAGTTTCTACGAGAAGTTCTGGGACGAGAGTCTGGATCGCCTCCAGGCGATGCTCGAGTCCGATCGTGACGCGGCGGCTCGCAAGGAGAACAAATGA